The following proteins are encoded in a genomic region of Cellulomonas sp. ES6:
- a CDS encoding glycoside hydrolase family 2 TIM barrel-domain containing protein, protein MSAALPRVASVPRPEYPRPDRDRSDRWVPLNGTWELDLPDGTVPVVVPFAWETAASGVARTWLERATYRRTLSVPAAWAGSRAVLCFGAVHHRAVVRVDGVPVAEHVGGHTPFEVDLTGVLAAGPTGVLEVDVEAPADKRAIPHGKQRSIPRDDYDGVSFTPTSGIWQSVWLEARGRTHAASVAVRGDSLTGFDVTVTVAGDAPAGARVSVEVAEGSAGREGVDLVAGADGVARGRVEPADPRLWSPADPHLYVLAVTTRADGAPEEDADTVRVTAGLRRVEVQGEHLLLNGERLYVTGVLDQGYWPRTGPTAPDEAALLADLELARDLGYTLVRKHIKLEDPRWLHAADRMGMLVWAEPPAPSRFSDAAAAAFEAQLAPMVERDGNHPSIVIWGLYNEEWGLDWDIPGSPARAEAAARAYDLLRTLDDTRPVVENSGWSHVRTDLVDWHYYDEDPAAWAANLAALADGSREDFPVKLGPDFVVDKSLYGSAAFPRGGVPVLNSEYGAGFTSLERGWHLRWQTQELRRHDRFAGYVYTELTDVEHEMAGLRDADRRPKDLGGVDPRDVNAPTTLVIDLVPAHAGADIPVPTAPLTLDVHVSHHGPSPVLGRVRAAWVPAGTPFGAEPVPAQAESEPVKAEPWELSAAVRVTVPAPGDAPAARLHLWLEDEDGQVRARAYVDAAPVEAPNRRGARTGG, encoded by the coding sequence ATGTCTGCTGCCCTGCCGCGCGTCGCGTCCGTCCCGCGCCCCGAGTACCCGCGGCCCGACCGTGACCGGTCCGACCGCTGGGTCCCGCTCAACGGCACCTGGGAGCTCGACCTCCCCGACGGCACCGTGCCCGTCGTCGTGCCGTTCGCGTGGGAGACGGCCGCGTCCGGCGTGGCCCGCACGTGGCTGGAGCGCGCCACGTACCGGCGGACGCTGAGCGTGCCGGCCGCGTGGGCCGGGTCGCGCGCCGTGCTGTGCTTCGGCGCCGTGCACCACCGCGCGGTGGTGCGGGTGGACGGGGTGCCGGTCGCCGAGCACGTCGGCGGGCACACGCCGTTCGAGGTCGACCTCACCGGCGTCCTCGCGGCGGGGCCGACCGGCGTGCTGGAGGTCGACGTGGAGGCGCCCGCGGACAAGCGCGCGATCCCGCACGGCAAGCAGCGCTCGATCCCGCGCGACGACTACGACGGGGTGTCGTTCACGCCGACGTCCGGCATCTGGCAGAGCGTCTGGCTGGAGGCGCGCGGCCGCACCCACGCCGCGTCCGTCGCGGTGCGCGGCGACTCGCTCACCGGGTTCGACGTCACCGTCACGGTCGCGGGCGACGCCCCGGCCGGCGCGCGGGTGTCCGTCGAGGTGGCCGAGGGCTCCGCAGGACGCGAGGGCGTCGACCTCGTGGCAGGCGCGGACGGCGTCGCCCGCGGCCGCGTCGAGCCGGCCGACCCCCGGCTGTGGAGCCCCGCCGACCCGCACCTGTACGTCCTCGCGGTCACCACCCGCGCCGACGGGGCGCCCGAGGAGGACGCCGACACCGTCCGGGTGACCGCGGGCCTGCGCCGCGTCGAGGTCCAGGGCGAGCACCTGCTGCTCAACGGCGAGCGGCTCTACGTCACCGGCGTCCTCGACCAGGGCTACTGGCCGCGCACCGGGCCGACGGCCCCCGACGAGGCCGCGCTGCTCGCCGACCTCGAGCTCGCGCGCGACCTCGGGTACACGCTCGTGCGCAAGCACATCAAGCTCGAGGACCCCCGCTGGCTGCACGCCGCCGACCGGATGGGGATGCTCGTCTGGGCGGAACCGCCGGCGCCCAGCCGGTTCAGCGACGCCGCCGCCGCCGCGTTCGAGGCGCAGCTCGCCCCGATGGTCGAGCGCGACGGCAACCACCCGTCCATCGTGATCTGGGGCCTGTACAACGAGGAGTGGGGCCTCGACTGGGACATCCCCGGCTCCCCTGCGCGCGCGGAGGCGGCGGCCCGCGCCTACGACCTGCTGCGCACGCTCGACGACACCCGGCCCGTGGTCGAGAACTCCGGCTGGTCGCACGTGCGCACCGACCTCGTCGACTGGCACTACTACGACGAGGACCCCGCCGCGTGGGCGGCGAACCTCGCGGCGCTCGCGGACGGCAGCCGCGAGGACTTCCCCGTGAAGCTCGGGCCGGACTTCGTGGTCGACAAGTCGCTGTACGGGTCGGCGGCGTTCCCCCGCGGGGGCGTGCCGGTGCTCAACAGCGAGTACGGCGCCGGGTTCACGTCGCTGGAGCGCGGGTGGCACCTGCGGTGGCAGACCCAGGAGCTGCGCCGCCACGACCGGTTCGCCGGCTACGTCTACACCGAGCTCACCGACGTGGAGCACGAGATGGCCGGCCTGCGGGACGCCGACCGCCGCCCCAAGGACCTCGGCGGCGTCGACCCCCGCGACGTCAACGCGCCCACCACCCTCGTGATCGACCTGGTGCCCGCCCACGCCGGTGCCGACATCCCCGTGCCGACGGCGCCGCTGACGCTCGACGTGCACGTGTCGCACCACGGGCCGTCGCCCGTGCTGGGGCGGGTGCGCGCCGCCTGGGTGCCGGCCGGGACGCCGTTCGGTGCCGAGCCGGTGCCCGCGCAGGCGGAGTCCGAGCCGGTGAAGGCCGAGCCCTGGGAGCTCAGCGCCGCCGTGCGCGTCACCGTGCCGGCCCCTGGCGACGCGCCCGCCGCGCGGCTGCACCTGTGGCTGGAGGACGAGGACGGGCAGGTGCGCGCCCGCGCGTACGTCGACGCGGCGCCGGTCGAGGCGCCGAACCGCCGCGGGGCGCGCACCGGCGGGTGA
- a CDS encoding LacI family DNA-binding transcriptional regulator has translation MAATLRDVAEHAQVSVRTVSNVVSGYAHVSEKMRRRVLTAIEELDYRPNPVARTLRTGRTGVLALVVPEIDLPYFAELAREIINAAARHGYRVMVDQTGHDHERERELLTGADRTMLFDGVLFSPLVTRAELLEMQPATTMPLVLLGEHEFDGRYDHVAIDNVQAARDAVAHLLARGRTRVAAIGAQPEESYATPQQRTTGYERALRDAGLPVEPELMRPAAHYRRADGYRATEALLRLPDRPDAIFCYSDLLATGAMRAVFDAGLRVPEDVAVIGVDDIEEGRYSRPTLSTVSLDTPFIAREAVARITARIGDPDTPAVEVTAPHTVLARESTGGPDGADGDARA, from the coding sequence ATGGCCGCGACACTGCGGGACGTCGCCGAGCACGCGCAGGTCTCCGTGCGCACGGTGTCCAACGTGGTCAGCGGCTACGCGCACGTCAGCGAGAAGATGCGCCGCCGCGTGCTCACCGCCATCGAGGAGCTCGACTACCGGCCGAACCCCGTCGCGCGCACCCTGCGGACCGGCCGCACGGGCGTCCTCGCGCTCGTCGTCCCCGAGATCGACCTGCCCTACTTCGCCGAGCTGGCCCGCGAGATCATCAACGCCGCCGCCCGGCACGGGTACCGCGTGATGGTCGACCAGACCGGGCACGACCACGAGCGCGAGCGCGAGCTGCTCACCGGGGCCGACCGCACCATGCTGTTCGACGGGGTGCTGTTCAGCCCGCTCGTCACCCGCGCCGAGCTGCTCGAGATGCAGCCCGCGACGACCATGCCGCTGGTGCTGCTCGGCGAGCACGAGTTCGACGGCCGGTACGACCACGTCGCCATCGACAACGTGCAGGCCGCCCGGGACGCCGTCGCCCACCTGCTCGCCCGGGGCCGGACGCGCGTCGCCGCCATCGGCGCCCAGCCCGAGGAGTCCTACGCCACGCCCCAGCAGCGGACCACCGGGTACGAGCGCGCGCTCCGGGACGCCGGCCTGCCCGTCGAGCCCGAGCTGATGCGGCCCGCCGCGCACTACCGCCGCGCCGACGGCTACCGCGCCACGGAGGCCCTGCTCCGGCTGCCGGACCGACCCGACGCGATCTTCTGCTACTCCGACCTGCTCGCCACCGGCGCGATGCGCGCGGTGTTCGACGCCGGCCTGCGCGTCCCCGAGGACGTCGCCGTCATCGGCGTCGACGACATCGAGGAGGGCCGCTACTCCCGGCCCACGCTGAGCACGGTGTCCCTGGACACGCCGTTCATCGCGCGCGAGGCCGTCGCCCGCATCACCGCCCGCATCGGCGACCCGGACACGCCCGCCGTCGAGGTCACCGCCCCGCACACCGTGCTCGCGCGGGAGAGCACGGGCGGGCCCGACGGAGCCGACGGGGACGCCCGGGCCTGA
- a CDS encoding bifunctional diguanylate cyclase/phosphodiesterase, producing the protein MFRASPHRSGAAADAAPRLRWAVRALAVLTLVAVAAAVAAPPEVGVAAGAVTAAVAAVALRARVRQLTGTDAQVWRWAARSAAVVAVGLVVELAVRALPGDLDGVGLTAGAVLASAVAYQGLVRWNRLRTAVSDPGDWLNAIGSTLCALALGLWVVRQLPDGAAAAVPVVALVGHLVRLAVMTVMLGTALTVSAIADLRRDARALTLVGVIAGLALIEIGGLLRALRLGEDAPGVGPGVVLAWTGFAVALAVASMLPRARSARRYASSRATTTGSIVVIVAGVVLLLLDVFTAGADRSVALLAALGVFAASGRVFHLVGELSQLATSRIEARTDPLTGVANRRALIEAVADASDGEGGAALLIVDLDKFKDVNDRFGHAVGDAVLVAVAARLDEAVAGRGLLARLGGDEFAVVLPGSDAPAAVRVAQRLAATVAEPVDVADRTIHVASSIGVACTALEGRAQGELLRRADAAMYLAKRAGGGIRVFDHEADIRARAERELLEDLRAMLTTTGGEHGRLVLHYQPQVDVATGRPVGVEALVRWDHPTHGVLPPVAFLDLAEAHGVMQLVTWQVLSQATAQAVRWRDEGLDLRVAVNLSTSCLEEPQLLGVIDQALVSAGLPSDRLVVEITETSLMRDPQLAIRVTQRIAAQGIGVSIDDYGTGYSSLAYLNDLPAEELKIDRSFTARLTADPRTRAIVAGTVQLGHHLGLHVVAEGVEDAETLAVLRRLGCDRSQGYFHSRPLPAAELTATLRRMADGAHARA; encoded by the coding sequence ATGTTCCGCGCATCCCCGCACCGGTCCGGCGCAGCGGCCGACGCCGCGCCGCGGCTGCGCTGGGCGGTGCGTGCCCTCGCGGTCCTGACGCTCGTCGCCGTGGCCGCCGCGGTCGCCGCGCCGCCGGAGGTCGGCGTGGCCGCGGGGGCGGTGACGGCCGCCGTGGCGGCGGTCGCGCTGCGCGCCCGGGTCCGGCAGCTCACGGGAACGGACGCCCAGGTGTGGCGCTGGGCGGCCCGGTCCGCCGCCGTGGTCGCCGTCGGGCTCGTCGTCGAGCTGGCCGTGCGGGCGCTGCCCGGTGACCTCGACGGCGTGGGCCTGACGGCCGGGGCGGTCCTCGCGTCGGCGGTCGCGTACCAGGGCCTGGTGCGCTGGAACCGGCTCCGCACCGCGGTCTCCGACCCGGGGGACTGGCTGAACGCGATCGGCTCGACGCTGTGCGCGCTGGCCCTCGGGCTGTGGGTGGTGCGCCAGCTCCCGGACGGCGCGGCCGCCGCGGTGCCGGTCGTCGCGCTCGTCGGCCACCTGGTGCGGCTCGCGGTCATGACGGTGATGCTCGGCACGGCGCTGACGGTGTCCGCCATCGCGGACCTGCGCCGGGACGCCCGGGCGCTGACGCTGGTCGGCGTGATCGCCGGGCTGGCGCTGATCGAGATCGGCGGTCTGCTCCGGGCGCTGCGGCTCGGCGAGGACGCCCCGGGCGTGGGCCCCGGCGTGGTGCTCGCGTGGACGGGCTTCGCCGTGGCGCTGGCGGTGGCGTCGATGCTGCCGCGCGCCCGCAGCGCCCGCCGGTACGCGTCGTCGCGGGCGACGACGACGGGCTCGATCGTCGTCATCGTCGCCGGGGTCGTGCTGCTGCTGCTCGACGTGTTCACGGCCGGCGCGGACCGGTCGGTGGCGCTGCTGGCGGCGCTCGGGGTGTTCGCGGCGAGCGGCCGGGTGTTCCACCTCGTCGGCGAGCTGTCGCAGCTCGCCACGTCGCGCATCGAGGCGCGGACGGACCCGCTGACGGGCGTCGCGAACCGCCGCGCCCTGATCGAGGCGGTCGCGGACGCGTCCGACGGCGAGGGCGGCGCCGCGCTGCTCATCGTCGACCTCGACAAGTTCAAGGACGTCAACGACCGCTTCGGCCACGCCGTCGGGGACGCGGTGCTCGTGGCGGTCGCCGCCCGGCTCGACGAGGCCGTGGCCGGCCGCGGGCTGCTGGCGCGGCTGGGCGGCGACGAGTTCGCGGTGGTGCTGCCGGGCTCCGACGCGCCGGCGGCGGTGCGGGTCGCGCAGCGCCTCGCGGCCACCGTCGCCGAGCCCGTCGACGTCGCCGACCGCACGATCCACGTCGCGTCCAGCATCGGCGTGGCCTGCACCGCGCTGGAGGGCCGCGCCCAGGGCGAGCTGCTGCGCCGGGCCGACGCCGCGATGTACCTGGCGAAGCGCGCGGGCGGGGGCATCCGGGTGTTCGACCACGAGGCCGACATCCGGGCCCGGGCCGAGCGGGAGCTGCTCGAGGACCTGCGCGCGATGCTCACGACCACCGGGGGCGAGCACGGGCGGCTGGTGCTGCACTACCAGCCGCAGGTGGACGTGGCGACGGGCCGGCCGGTCGGCGTCGAGGCCCTGGTGCGCTGGGACCATCCGACCCACGGCGTGCTGCCGCCCGTCGCGTTCCTGGACCTGGCCGAGGCGCACGGCGTGATGCAGCTCGTCACGTGGCAGGTGCTGAGCCAGGCGACCGCCCAGGCGGTGCGCTGGCGGGACGAGGGCCTGGACCTGCGGGTCGCGGTCAACCTGTCGACGTCCTGCCTCGAGGAGCCGCAGCTGCTCGGCGTGATCGACCAGGCGCTCGTCTCGGCGGGCCTGCCGTCCGACCGGCTGGTCGTCGAGATCACCGAGACCAGCCTCATGCGCGACCCGCAGCTCGCGATCCGGGTCACGCAGCGGATCGCCGCGCAGGGCATCGGCGTCAGCATCGACGACTACGGCACCGGCTACTCCTCGCTGGCCTACCTCAACGACCTGCCGGCGGAGGAGCTGAAGATCGACCGCTCGTTCACCGCGCGGCTGACGGCCGACCCGCGCACCCGCGCGATCGTCGCGGGCACGGTGCAGCTCGGGCACCACCTGGGGCTCCACGTGGTCGCGGAGGGCGTCGAGGACGCCGAGACGCTGGCGGTGCTGCGCCGGCTCGGCTGCGACCGGTCGCAGGGGTACTTCCACAGCCGCCCGCTGCCCGCGGCGGAGCTCACGGCCACGCTGCGGCGCATGGCGGACGGGGCGCACGCCCGCGCCTGA
- a CDS encoding extracellular solute-binding protein — MHPTHRRPRTAPAARTRPRPFAIAAGLLAATTVLAACGPSISGGSDDGAGGSGTTSADPDRLQAPTGSPSGEITIWDRSGDLFEVFDAVIDDFNEVYPDVVVHHEAVDIDAKLQNTVITETDVPDGVFLDDAKVAGYADYLWDLSDVLAPYVDDIAPQKVDVNSLDGGIYGVPFDLDPGLLFYNATALEAAGVDATQIETYDDLLDAARQYQQAVPDAQPIHLEQSAFLGQLQLEMYASQLGTSIADEDGELRLDSDAYRQILGWLDTVQSEGLGTRAEYLSPSDVGPLEDGRQVFYPWAIWFSFAPEQQLTQTTGDWRAMPLPAWEEGGARSGAMGGSSFVLPKAGENADLAWLFYEFLMFDEAGYSAVWGPNDTYPNGLATSIPAYLPAADPSAPLFGPVAGLGDQDLWTTAVEAGAQIPGGAPTPSWWAGAVDYLGTDVQRMLDGELTPDQVIEQATADIQSNLVDRQ; from the coding sequence ATGCACCCGACCCACCGCCGTCCGCGGACCGCCCCCGCGGCCCGGACGCGCCCCCGCCCGTTCGCGATCGCCGCGGGCCTGCTCGCCGCCACCACCGTCCTCGCCGCCTGCGGGCCGTCCATCTCGGGCGGGTCCGACGACGGGGCCGGCGGGTCCGGCACCACGTCCGCCGACCCGGACCGCCTCCAGGCGCCGACCGGCAGCCCCAGCGGCGAGATCACCATCTGGGACCGCTCCGGCGACCTGTTCGAGGTCTTCGACGCCGTCATCGACGACTTCAACGAGGTCTACCCGGACGTCGTGGTCCACCACGAGGCCGTCGACATCGACGCCAAGCTGCAGAACACGGTCATCACCGAGACGGACGTCCCCGACGGGGTGTTCCTCGACGACGCCAAGGTCGCCGGGTACGCGGACTACCTGTGGGACCTCAGCGACGTCCTGGCGCCGTACGTCGACGACATCGCGCCGCAGAAGGTCGACGTGAACTCGCTCGACGGCGGCATCTACGGCGTGCCGTTCGACCTCGACCCCGGCCTGCTGTTCTACAACGCGACCGCGCTCGAGGCCGCCGGGGTCGACGCCACGCAGATCGAGACCTACGACGACCTGCTCGACGCCGCGCGGCAGTACCAGCAGGCGGTGCCGGACGCGCAGCCGATCCACCTGGAGCAGAGCGCGTTCCTCGGGCAGCTCCAGCTCGAGATGTACGCGAGCCAGCTCGGCACGTCGATCGCGGACGAGGACGGCGAGCTGCGGCTCGACTCCGACGCCTACCGGCAGATCCTCGGGTGGCTCGACACCGTGCAGTCCGAGGGGCTGGGCACGCGCGCCGAGTACCTGTCCCCGAGCGACGTCGGCCCGCTCGAGGACGGCCGCCAGGTGTTCTACCCGTGGGCCATCTGGTTCTCGTTCGCCCCGGAGCAGCAGCTCACGCAGACCACCGGCGACTGGCGCGCCATGCCGTTGCCGGCCTGGGAGGAGGGCGGCGCCCGGTCCGGCGCGATGGGCGGCTCGTCGTTCGTCCTGCCGAAGGCGGGGGAGAACGCCGACCTCGCGTGGCTGTTCTACGAGTTCCTCATGTTCGACGAGGCCGGCTACTCCGCCGTGTGGGGACCGAACGACACCTACCCGAACGGGCTGGCCACGTCGATCCCCGCGTACCTGCCGGCCGCCGACCCGTCCGCGCCGCTGTTCGGCCCGGTGGCGGGCCTGGGCGACCAGGACCTGTGGACCACGGCCGTCGAGGCCGGCGCGCAGATCCCCGGCGGAGCCCCGACGCCGTCGTGGTGGGCGGGCGCCGTCGACTACCTCGGCACGGACGTGCAGCGGATGCTCGACGGCGAGCTCACGCCCGACCAGGTGATCGAGCAGGCGACCGCCGACATCCAGAGCAACCTCGTGGACCGGCAGTGA
- a CDS encoding carbohydrate ABC transporter permease — translation MTAPVSAHTAPAAALPRRAAAAGASPRHDGGRRARRELAGTLGSQAFLLVLALAFLAPVVWALVSAFKPATQIISDPLGVDPSAFTVENFRRMFTDVPIGRGFLNTAVVLVVKGSITLFCAPLAAYAFAKYTFRGRDLLFGTVLITLMLPTIVLIIPLLLEMKELGWVNTYQALILPGAVDAFAIFWMRQVIAAVPDELLDAARVDGATEFGIFWRIVLPVIRPALAGLAVLTVMNIYNDFVWPVVAASSSRMATLQVVLSTLAQNITGNRIGADYATVTGELLAAASIALVPLLLIFIALQRHFINGILAGSVKG, via the coding sequence ATGACCGCCCCCGTCTCCGCGCACACCGCGCCGGCCGCCGCCCTGCCGCGCCGCGCCGCAGCCGCCGGCGCATCCCCCCGTCACGACGGCGGGCGTCGTGCCCGCCGGGAGCTCGCCGGCACCCTCGGGTCGCAGGCGTTCCTGCTGGTGCTCGCGCTCGCGTTCCTCGCGCCCGTCGTCTGGGCGCTGGTCTCGGCGTTCAAGCCGGCCACGCAGATCATCAGCGACCCGCTCGGCGTCGACCCGTCGGCGTTCACGGTCGAGAACTTCCGGCGCATGTTCACGGACGTGCCGATCGGCCGGGGGTTCCTCAACACGGCCGTCGTGCTGGTGGTGAAGGGCTCGATCACGCTGTTCTGCGCGCCGCTCGCCGCCTACGCGTTCGCGAAGTACACGTTCCGCGGCCGGGACCTGCTGTTCGGCACCGTGCTCATCACGCTCATGCTGCCGACCATCGTCCTCATCATCCCGCTGCTGCTGGAGATGAAGGAGCTCGGCTGGGTCAACACGTACCAGGCGCTGATCCTGCCGGGCGCGGTCGACGCGTTCGCCATCTTCTGGATGCGCCAGGTGATCGCCGCCGTCCCGGACGAGCTGCTGGACGCCGCGCGCGTCGACGGGGCCACCGAGTTCGGCATCTTCTGGCGCATCGTGCTGCCGGTCATCCGGCCGGCGCTCGCGGGCCTGGCGGTGCTCACCGTCATGAACATCTACAACGACTTCGTCTGGCCGGTCGTCGCCGCGTCGTCCTCCCGGATGGCCACGCTCCAGGTGGTGCTCTCGACGCTCGCGCAGAACATCACCGGCAACCGCATCGGCGCCGACTACGCCACCGTCACCGGCGAGCTGCTGGCCGCCGCGTCGATCGCGCTCGTCCCGCTCCTGCTGATCTTCATCGCCCTCCAGCGGCACTTCATCAACGGCATCCTCGCCGGAAGCGTCAAGGGCTGA
- a CDS encoding sugar ABC transporter permease, which yields MTAAAVATTRGRRRPHLPRAVAPYVFVLPFVALFVAFSVYPMVFTLRLSFTSWRGSGAAEWVGLGNYTYLLGNDAFWSSLGNSAVLWLLIVPVQMVLALVVAVLLDNAKVRMRGFYRIAFLVPFVTPLVAVAQIWVVVFDRDYGAVNGLLNLVGLPDVGWLTTTAWAKPTLALLFLWKTTGFIVIILLSGLQSIDRSVYEAASIDGASPRRQLWSITVPLVRRTLMFSVVLQTLAVFQMFAEPYVVTDGGPYGSTTTAGLHLYDHITRADLGTGAANSFLLVIVVMALSLLFVRLLRSED from the coding sequence GTGACCGCTGCCGCCGTCGCGACGACCCGGGGCAGGCGCCGCCCGCACCTGCCCCGGGCCGTGGCCCCCTACGTCTTCGTCCTGCCGTTCGTCGCGCTCTTCGTCGCCTTCAGCGTCTACCCGATGGTGTTCACGCTGCGGCTGTCGTTCACGAGCTGGCGCGGCTCCGGCGCCGCCGAGTGGGTGGGCCTGGGCAACTACACCTACCTGCTCGGCAACGACGCGTTCTGGTCGTCGCTCGGCAACTCCGCGGTGCTGTGGCTGCTGATCGTCCCGGTGCAGATGGTGCTGGCGCTGGTCGTCGCGGTGCTCCTGGACAACGCCAAGGTGCGGATGCGCGGGTTCTACCGGATCGCGTTCCTCGTGCCGTTCGTGACGCCGCTGGTCGCGGTCGCGCAGATCTGGGTCGTGGTGTTCGACCGGGACTACGGCGCCGTCAACGGGCTGCTGAACCTCGTCGGGCTGCCGGACGTCGGCTGGCTGACCACGACGGCCTGGGCCAAGCCGACGCTCGCCCTGCTGTTCCTGTGGAAGACCACCGGGTTCATCGTGATCATCCTGCTGTCCGGGCTGCAGTCCATCGACCGCAGCGTCTACGAGGCGGCGTCCATCGACGGCGCCTCGCCGCGCAGGCAGCTGTGGAGCATCACGGTCCCGCTGGTGCGCCGCACGCTGATGTTCTCGGTGGTGCTGCAGACGCTCGCGGTGTTCCAGATGTTCGCCGAGCCGTACGTCGTCACCGACGGCGGGCCGTACGGGTCCACCACCACGGCCGGCCTGCACCTGTACGACCACATCACCCGCGCCGACCTCGGCACGGGCGCGGCCAACTCGTTCCTGCTCGTGATCGTCGTCATGGCGCTGTCGCTGCTGTTCGTGCGGCTGCTCCGGTCGGAGGACTGA
- a CDS encoding LacI family DNA-binding transcriptional regulator — MDAEPAPGAGAVTGTPAARATRPEPRGRRTTIGDVAERAGVSKSAVSFVFNGRPGVSEAARTRILEAARELDWRPDSRARALSRSRAQALGLVIRREPELLSTDPFFPHFVAGVESALSSCGYALMLQVVDGEESESAAYHQFARESRVDGVFLTDLRTDDERPDTLDRLGVPYVLVGPAAPVEGRPRPLSVDDEAGVRRAVRHLYALGHRRIAHVAGADGYVHSEVRRRGWAAEMAELGLDAGLVVTADFSGASGARATHELLDLPHPPTAVVYANDLMAIAGISVATDRGVRVPDDLSVVGFDDVPLAEYVVPPLTTVRQEVITWGRECARTLVAVVESREPEEPLLPPVAFVVRGSTGPVRQRADA, encoded by the coding sequence GTGGACGCAGAACCCGCACCAGGCGCCGGCGCCGTGACCGGCACCCCGGCCGCGCGCGCGACGAGGCCGGAGCCCCGAGGACGCCGCACGACCATCGGCGACGTCGCCGAACGCGCCGGCGTCTCCAAGAGCGCCGTGTCGTTCGTCTTCAACGGGCGTCCCGGCGTCAGCGAGGCGGCGCGCACCCGCATCCTCGAGGCCGCCCGCGAGCTCGACTGGCGGCCCGACTCCCGGGCGCGGGCACTGTCCCGCAGCCGCGCGCAGGCCCTCGGCCTCGTCATCCGCCGCGAGCCCGAGCTGCTCAGCACCGACCCGTTCTTCCCGCACTTCGTCGCCGGCGTCGAGAGCGCCCTGTCGTCGTGCGGCTACGCCCTCATGCTCCAGGTCGTCGACGGCGAGGAGTCCGAGAGCGCCGCCTACCACCAGTTCGCCCGCGAGTCGCGGGTCGACGGCGTGTTCCTCACCGACCTGCGCACCGACGACGAGCGGCCCGACACCCTCGACCGGCTCGGCGTGCCGTACGTCCTGGTCGGCCCCGCCGCGCCCGTCGAGGGCCGGCCGCGCCCCCTGAGCGTCGACGACGAGGCCGGCGTCCGCCGCGCCGTCCGCCACCTCTACGCCCTCGGCCACCGCCGGATCGCGCACGTCGCCGGTGCCGACGGCTACGTCCACTCCGAGGTCCGCCGGCGCGGCTGGGCGGCCGAGATGGCCGAGCTCGGGCTGGACGCCGGGCTCGTCGTCACCGCGGACTTCTCCGGGGCGTCCGGGGCGCGCGCGACGCACGAGCTGCTCGACCTCCCCCACCCGCCCACGGCCGTCGTCTACGCCAACGACCTCATGGCGATCGCGGGCATCTCCGTCGCCACCGACCGGGGCGTCCGCGTGCCCGACGACCTCTCGGTGGTCGGCTTCGACGACGTCCCGCTCGCCGAGTACGTCGTCCCACCGCTCACCACCGTGCGGCAGGAGGTCATCACCTGGGGCCGCGAGTGCGCGCGCACCCTCGTGGCCGTCGTGGAGAGCCGGGAGCCGGAGGAGCCGCTGCTGCCGCCGGTCGCGTTCGTGGTGCGGGGCAGCACCGGCCCGGTGCGGCAGCGCGCGGACGCCTGA